One genomic window of Elaeis guineensis isolate ETL-2024a chromosome 2, EG11, whole genome shotgun sequence includes the following:
- the LOC105036226 gene encoding uncharacterized protein, with product MAGSSCMGLVAVFAISSSVVLLSLQVQKRLVSEFMKKVESELGVIRNRRKKKVRFAADVIEPSSNNEEYRRRRTSTRPAPAMNDFSLSL from the exons ATGGCAGGCTCCAGTTGCATGGGATTGGTGGCAGTCTTTGCCATCTCCAGCAGCGTAGTTCTTTTGTCCCTTCAGGTCCAGAAGCGCCTCGTGTCGGAATTCATGAAGAAGGTTGAATCAGAACTTG GAGTTATAAGAAACCGGCGAAAGAAGAAGGTGAGGTTTGCCGCCGATGTGATCGAGCCATCGTCGAACAACGAAGAATATAGAAGGCGCCGGACGTCGACAAGACCGGCCCCAGCAATGAACGATTTCTCCTTATCCCTGTGA